The Capsicum annuum cultivar UCD-10X-F1 unplaced genomic scaffold, UCD10Xv1.1 ctg82114, whole genome shotgun sequence genome includes the window aattatataaaaaaaatttaattaaaaatatttataacaaaattaacttatattttaaataaagattttatataCGAAAATTaatgtataaaaattaattaatttaaatttaatataataaaaaatattacattacataaaagaaataattacCAATACTAGGTACTTAATTAACAGTATtagaatttataatatattaaaataaaagtattgtataattaaaataataataaagtattCAAAAAGTAATTAAGTGGCACTATTCACACTCCAAATTTGAAGCAAAAATGGAGTAGGGTTGGAGTGGCAATTCTCCAAAAGtgtttaaaagttatttttgaagaaaaaatatttaaaataagtcaataCAAACgagttttaaattaataaaattatttatcttatttataatattttaaaagacatataaaaagaaaaatgaacaaataatataaaatgaagagagtaaaTGTTGGTGATCCCTATAATCCAATATCAAAATAGCACTATGATTAGCACTTAAGTGTCATTTTCCAAcctcaataaaataattatcgTAACAAATTTAAATGTGAAGTCTATTTGTATTAATTTTAAaagctaaattgaattaaattagttaaatattttaaaattaaaattaattaaaaaattagaagaaaaatcaGGTAAATTATATTCTTGTCATATCATATTAAcatgatgaaaatatattttaagatatTAGGCAAAATTAATAATGTCTCAACTTTTGAGGTAGAAATATGATGTTCATAAACTCTGCCTTTCTTAGACCATTCTATGAAATTATCCTCGTGGACCTTCAAACTCGAATTATTCTATGAAAAGTAGGGACGAATATACCTATGTACCAGGGCCTATATGAACCTTCAAACTCGAATTAATACATAGATCCTACTAAATTACGACGAATAGTAGAGAAAATATTACCGCCAGCTTGGTTTTGTCCGTCGCTGCAGTTAGTTGGATGAGTACCATCTGCGCAATAGCAAGCAAAGACTGCAGAATCTGGATTGGATCCACATCTTCCACCTGATGTATCGCACTGTCGGCAACCAGAATCAATACGTGCTGTCCAATTTACTGAAAAACCGCCAGCAATGGCTGTTTTCAGAACTTCAACCGAAGCTGTACCACTGGCTAATGCCCCAGCACTCGTTTGATTGACCTTATATATTATTTGGTTCTGGCATCTCACTCCAGGTAAGCCGAAGGGAACGCCGATCAGCGTGTATAAACCAAACGTGCCGCCACCACAAGGGAAGACTCTTGGGTCACTTGGCATTTGCTGATTAGCGACGAAGGTGCAGCCGTAATACAGAGTAATATTCAGGTCACTGGAAACATAGCTGAAAGTGTTTAAATCTAAGGAGGCATCCTCAGGTCGATCCAAACAAAGATCACTCAGTAAATCATCTCTAGCAAGGGTTGCTATTCGAGTTGTAGTGTTGATCGCTATCACTTTGTATGTTGTtgattcaatatcaattttggggatGTTACTCTCGCACTTGATTTCGAAACTTGGATGACCACAGTACTCTGGCTTGCTCCCTCCCCAGAAAGGGTAATTAATATAAATGTCGCCGCATCTAAATGGCTCACCGCACCTCCAGAATAATCGCTCGGCATCTTGACAGAGAGATGATGTGGGCATATGGAGAAGGCATAGAATATTGATAAATAGTATAACAGCTGAGTGGAGATTTGAGTGCATCTTTTTAGAGGCTTCTTCAATTTTTTGCCGTAAAAACCACTATTCCACCTCTCGCTCGTCAAAGAAAGACGGCCTACCTATAACGCTCTATTTTCCAACTTGACAGGAGTTTATATTGTCGACTTTTCATATCAACTTCTCATACCCAAAGTCGAAGTCGAAGTCGAAGCAAGCACCATGGACTCTTGGCACCTAGCAAATATGACGCGCTTTGCTTTACTGAATTGGGAGTAAAACCATCTTTACCTCATTTTTTGTGATCACGAATCACGTGCATTGGGTAGAATTGAAGTGCATTAATTGGTTATTATGGTAAAATCGATGCTGAAGGTGATAAATAGATCGTTGTATCGAGTAGTTGGATCATAATCTTAATTTTATCATAAAAATGGTTGCATGCGCGACAGCACCAACTATGAGAAATTCACCAATCCACATGTGATGAGTAAACAATAACAACCGTGTACCATAGTCAGTAGTTAGATATGAATAATGGGGCATGGAATACATATGATGAGCTACAACAATTGTTAAAGAGCCTAACATAGCTAAGTCAAGAGATAATTGAGCATGTCATGACGTTATTAGGATAATAGGATCTCATATAGGCCTTAAGCAAGGATAGGCAGCATAATCAAGAAAATTTTTAGGAGCTAGCTAACAGTATATGGAACTTGGAGGATAATGTGGCCATCTCTTTACGTTTTTCCGCTTAGATATTTACGACGACAGGATTCAAATATGTGTAGACACGACATTTTTTATCCTCTCCGAGTTTAACTTAGTTTTCGAGacatcaaatatttatattttgttggatATTTATTTTAGCTCTTATTTCATTTAAATaagttttagtttaaaaataaataaataaataaataaatcaagttgcattttggaatttttttattttttatttttattttaaagttaatatgaatttttttttttttcaaaaatatatttttccttttaaattttaataaataagctagtagttctagtattatcttaattatattttattttaggctagttataaatttttcttatattatctTAAGTATAAAAGTTAAtaagttaatattttatttatttattttaaattttattatcatttatttttatacatattttaaatttaaaaaaaaaattatcctaatcTACCCATTACCTTACCACCCTTAGTAACCATTTTCCCACTAACCTAAAACCACCCTATATTTTCTCAACTTCCCTAACTCCCTCCCTCCCGTCCCTTTATAAACACACCCTACAGGCTACAACAACCAAAAGGGAGAGGAACACATTTTTAAAATAGAGACAAAGGGGATGGAGAACAACACACGAGAAAagtaaaagggaaaaaaagaaaacgacAAAGACCAAAAGAGGGAGAGTtgagaacaaaagaaaaaagaagaagagataaATCTAGAAGAAAGGCAAGGAGAAATGGAATAGAAAGGGGAAGGAAAGGACTTGGCAAGTTTGAGTTCAGGGTCTTGTTCGAGTTTTTTGATTTGACGTAAAAGCTTTTTGTTTGGTTTAGTTCGTCATACAAATTCTTAATTAATCTTTGTACTATTATTTTTGCAAGTTTCATGGTAAATCGAAGTATGATCGAATGTTTAAATTATTTCGTATAGCATCTAGTATGAAAGTTTGTGATTTATATGAAATTTATGCTCGACgtctttatttataattttgtttttgaaatgaTGTTACTCCAATTGTTTTTGAATATTAgataatataatttcttaaagTTAACAATGCTAAAAAGGCGACAAGTTACGTTTAGTTTATAATTAGGGTGTAGTTATAATTAACCCAGAACATATGATCTATGCATGAATacacataaataagaaaaaaaaaaagaataaaaattaatgtacacatacatacataatactATACTACATACATTTTGCATGCATGGGAGGGAGAGGATATCGAAACAATACTTATAAAAGTTGATTTTGCTAACATGTATTTAGGAGGTGGTGCTTTTGTTAGGGGTTGTGTGCAGGTTCTTTTCTGGACGTTTTTCTTTTCGTTTTCATATTTTTGAATCTAAAAGTTagccattatttttattattgataattttctaaaattaattcaTCCAAACAAGttgtttttttcatttatttgccGCACTGCACTGCACTTTTTGCTTTTGAAGTTGGAGATTTTCGTCTAATTCCTAAAGTGAATGCTCTGCATATACAAGCCTTTCGATACATTTATTTTGATGAAGAAGAGAAATGATATATTGTCCGTTGATCTTCAACATTAGGAATGCCATCActgttatcattttttttctgtTGCTTACaatcaaaatttttttcttttgtagtgATAGGTAAAATGTGTTGGGTTCAAAGTGTGtatgaagtgtgaatggaaaatggaaaatgatggaggaaaggagacacccaatttagaaagtgtactccaaattgaaaagttcactaattctcccacattggtgggagaaggaaactttggagtgtttataacaAGAACACTTAcaccacatggtaagtgaggcaagaaggaaactttggagtgtttatttTGATGAAGGAAACCTTGTTGCACGATTCCTGGACTtcaaggagatgactgttgaagatcttattgtccgacttcgtattgaagaggataataaagctgccgaaagaaggtcaaagggaaattataattccaagaaaaggaagaaagctgaccaaggaagcaatcaacccaagaaaaattttaagggaaaatgcttcaactgtggcaagattggccacaagttcacagattgtcgtgccccaaagaaaggcaagaagaaggatcaagtaaatatgattgaatccaacaaagaatgccatgatctgtgtgctatgttctcagaatgaaACTTGACGGGAAATCCTCGTGAATGGTTGATGGATTCTTGTGCCACCCGctatgtatgtgccaacaaggagttaTTTTCATCATTcgctctggctcaagtagaagaaatgatctacatggctaactccgcgatggctaaggtagaagaaacataaaaaaattgcttaaagatgacttccggaaaggtcttgacacttaacaatgtcttgtatgttccggagatatgtaggaatttaatttctgtttcacttctaaaCAAGAaaggattcaaatgtgtaaccgtttctggaaaaaatgtaattagcaaaggagaaatatatgtaggaaaaggctatctgatcgaaggcctttataagatgaatgtaatgactgttgaaataaataaaagtttgaattcttcttatttgcttgagtcttatgatttatggcatgaacgtttaggccatgttaattacaaaacgttacgaaaactgattaaattagaagttttgccaaactttgagtgcaataaatcaaagtgtcaaacgtgtgtggaatcgaagtatgcaaagcatccttataagtctgttgaaaggaatttcaatcccttNNNNNNNNNNNNNNNNNNNNNNNNNNNNNNNNNNNNNNNNNNNNNNNNNNNNNNNNNNNNNNNNNNNNNNNNNNNNNNNNNNNNNNNNNNNNNNNNNNNNttaggccatgttaattacaaaacgttacgaaaactgattaaattagaagttttgccaaactttgagtgcaataaatcaaagtgtcaaacgtgtgtggaatcgaagtatgcaaagcatccttataagtctgttgaaaggaattccaatcccttagacttaatacacactgacatttgtgatatgaagtcaacaccatcacgtggtgggaaaaagtatttcataacttttattgatgattgcactagatattgttatgtctacttgctaaa containing:
- the LOC124895434 gene encoding LEAF RUST 10 DISEASE-RESISTANCE LOCUS RECEPTOR-LIKE PROTEIN KINASE-like 2.1, which encodes MHSNLHSAVILFINILCLLHMPTSSLCQDAERLFWRCGEPFRCGDIYINYPFWGGSKPEYCGHPSFEIKCESNIPKIDIESTTYKVIAINTTTRIATLARDDLLSDLCLDRPEDASLDLNTFSYVSSDLNITLYYGCTFVANQQMPSDPRVFPCGGGTFGLYTLIGVPFGLPGVRCQNQIIYKVNQTSAGALASGTASVEVLKTAIAGGFSVNWTARIDSGCRQCDTSGGRCGSNPDSAVFACYCADGTHPTNCSDGQNQAGGNIFSTIRRNLVGSMY